AAGATGTCGCTGATCTGGGCGGGACCCACCGCCTGTCGCCGGGCCTCCACCGCTTCTGGGGATACCGACTCCCCCGCCTTCAGAAATTCAGCCCACGACAGCGCATTAGGCACGTTGTCGGCATCGCCGGGGGGCAACACCACCACCCGCTCCAGCGTCGACAGGCCGGTGTCATCTTGGTGGAACAGCCCGGCGGGGTCGATACCGGCGAACCCGGCTTCGACCACCAAGAGGCGGGCGCGGCTGCGGGCCAGAATGTAGGCGGCCTCGGCCGGCTTGAAGCGAGTGTTCACCGGCACTAGCGCAGCTCCGGCCGATTGCAGGCCCAGTGCCGCGATGATCCATTCCAAGCGGTTGGAGGCCCAGATCGCCACCCGGTCGCCAGCCTGCACTCCAGCCGCCTGCATTGCCGCGGCTGCCTGGTCGGTCAAGCGCCCCAGCTCCGCGTAGGACAACACGCTGCCGCCCTCCACCACCGCAGGAGCATCGCCGAAGCGGACCGCAGCCCTCTGGGCCATGTGCGGAATGCTGGTGCTGGCCCAATCCTCCGATGCGCTCATGCCGATCCCGCCCTCCGGCTAGGCAGCCGGTTCAGCCAGCGTCTTGATCTCGAGGAACTCCTCAAATCCGGCCACGCCCATCTCCCGGCCGATGCCCGATTGCTTGTAGCCCCCAAACGGGGCATCGGGGGCGTAGTACATGCCACCGTTCACACTGATCGTCCCCGAGCGGATCTGTCGGGCCACCGCCCGAGCCCGCTCCGGGTCGGCGCTGTTCACCGCGCCCGACAGGCCGTAAATCGAATTGTTGGCAATCCGAACGGCCTCGTCATCGCCCCCCTCATAGGGAATGATGGCCAGCACCGGCCCGAAGACCTCTTCTTGAGCCACCAGGTCGTTCTCTCCCACTCCGGCAAGCAAGGTGGGCTCGTAGTAGTAGCCCACCGGCAGGTGATCGGGCCGCTTCCCGCCGGTGACCAGCCTCGCCCCCTGGTCTATGGCGTCGGTCACCAGCTTGTGGACCTTGTCGCGCTGGCGGGCGTTGATCAGCGGCCCCATCATCATGGAGGGATCGGTCGGATCGCCGTAGGGGATGCTGGCCAACGTGGCCGCCACCACTTCGGCGGCGGTATCGGCCATGGCCGCAGGAACCAGCATTCGAGTGGTGATGGCGCACCCCTGTCCGGCGTGGGTGCAGATCATGAACGAGTTCATGGCGGCGGCTGTTTCCACGTCGGCGTCGTCCAGCACCACATAGGCGCTCTTGCCCCCCAGCTCCAAGAAGGTCTTCTTCACCGTGGCGCTGGCCGCAGCCATGATCTTTCGCCCGGTGGCGGTGGAGCCGGTGAAGGTAACCATGTCCACATCCGGGTGGGTGGTTAGAACCTCGCCCACCGAGTTCTCCGCTGAGCTCAAGATGTTGACCACTCCGGGAGGGATGTCGGTCTCATTGGCGATCAGATGGCCCAGTGCCAGCGCCGACCACGGGGTGTCGGGCGCCCCTTTCAACACCATCGTGTTGCCGGCGGCCAGCGCGGGGGCCACCTTGGCCAGGTTGAGCTGGACGGGGAAGTTGTAGGCCGTGATGGCGGCCACCACCCCCACGGGCTCGCGCTCGATCCACCGTCGATGGCTGCCCCCATAGGCCTCGACCACACCGAGGTCTTGGGACCACTGGTATCCGTCCATCATGTCGGCCACCCACTTGACCGACGCCACCGGGGCTTCGAGTTGCGGACCGCCGTAGGTGAGCATCACTGGAGAGCCCACCTCGGCCACCGTC
This region of bacterium genomic DNA includes:
- a CDS encoding aldehyde dehydrogenase family protein translates to MWHEEELLIDGELRAAEGSGVFETVNPATEEVLGVAANATDADAVAAVAAARRAFDTTGWATDHELRARCLRQFHAALERHLEEMRELTVAEVGSPVMLTYGGPQLEAPVASVKWVADMMDGYQWSQDLGVVEAYGGSHRRWIEREPVGVVAAITAYNFPVQLNLAKVAPALAAGNTMVLKGAPDTPWSALALGHLIANETDIPPGVVNILSSAENSVGEVLTTHPDVDMVTFTGSTATGRKIMAAASATVKKTFLELGGKSAYVVLDDADVETAAAMNSFMICTHAGQGCAITTRMLVPAAMADTAAEVVAATLASIPYGDPTDPSMMMGPLINARQRDKVHKLVTDAIDQGARLVTGGKRPDHLPVGYYYEPTLLAGVGENDLVAQEEVFGPVLAIIPYEGGDDEAVRIANNSIYGLSGAVNSADPERARAVARQIRSGTISVNGGMYYAPDAPFGGYKQSGIGREMGVAGFEEFLEIKTLAEPAA